A section of the Malania oleifera isolate guangnan ecotype guangnan chromosome 2, ASM2987363v1, whole genome shotgun sequence genome encodes:
- the LOC131147588 gene encoding vacuolar protein sorting-associated protein 24 homolog 1-like isoform X2: MEKVMGILKPKTNPQQQLRDWQRRLRQECRSIDRQIRDIQREEKNVQKAIREAAKRNDMVSAKALAKEIVRSRKTVNRLHENKAQLNSISMHLGESVAIARTVGHLSKSAEVMKLVNNLMKAPEMAITMQEFSKEMTKAGVIEEIVSDAVDTALDSEDIEDEIEEEVDKVLTAIAGETAAELPEAVRKERVKQPAQTAEGAQEEEDDEEELEEIRARLAKVRS, translated from the exons ATGGAGAAGGTGATGGGAATTTTGAAGCCGAAAACGAACCCACAACAGCAATTAAGAGATTGGCAGCGTCGTCTGCGCCAAGAGTGTCGTTCCATCGATCGCCAAATTCGAG ATATACAGAGAGAGGAGAAAAATGTGCAGAAAGCAATTAGAGAAGCTGCTAAGAGGAACGACATGGTCTCCGCCAAG GCACTGGCCAAAGAAATTGTGAGATCTAGAAAAACTGTGAACCGTCTTCATGAAAATAAGGCACAATTGAACTCAATATCAATGCACCTTGGGGAAAGTGTTG CAATTGCCCGTACAGTTGGGCATTTGTCAAAGAGTGCGGAGGTCATGAAACTTGTAAATAATCTCATGAAGGCCCCAGAGATGGCTATCACAATGCAAGAATTCAGCAAAGAGATGACCAAG GCAGGGGTGATTGAAGAGATTGTGAGTGATGCTGTTGATACGGCACTGGATTCAGAAGATATAGAAGACGAGATTGAAGAGGAAGTTGATAAGGTATTGACAGCCATAGCTGGTGAGACGGCTGCAGAGCTTCCAGAAGCCGTCAGAAAGGAAAGAGTAAAACAACCCGCCCAGACAGCGGAAGGTGCCCAGGAG GAGGAAGACGATGAGGAGGAACTTGAAGAAATTAGGGCCCGACTTGCCAAGGTCAGGTCGTAA
- the LOC131147588 gene encoding vacuolar protein sorting-associated protein 24 homolog 1-like isoform X1: MEKVMGILKPKTNPQQQLRDWQRRLRQECRSIDRQIRDIQREEKNVQKAIREAAKRNDMVSAKALAKEIVRSRKTVNRLHENKAQLNSISMHLGESVAIARTVGHLSKSAEVMKLVNNLMKAPEMAITMQEFSKEMTKAGVIEEIVSDAVDTALDSEDIEDEIEEEVDKVLTAIAGETAAELPEAVRKERVKQPAQTAEGAQEVCEMQLSPIFLFEEKKIKGRCITLLLGSSIDLKLHGKMII; this comes from the exons ATGGAGAAGGTGATGGGAATTTTGAAGCCGAAAACGAACCCACAACAGCAATTAAGAGATTGGCAGCGTCGTCTGCGCCAAGAGTGTCGTTCCATCGATCGCCAAATTCGAG ATATACAGAGAGAGGAGAAAAATGTGCAGAAAGCAATTAGAGAAGCTGCTAAGAGGAACGACATGGTCTCCGCCAAG GCACTGGCCAAAGAAATTGTGAGATCTAGAAAAACTGTGAACCGTCTTCATGAAAATAAGGCACAATTGAACTCAATATCAATGCACCTTGGGGAAAGTGTTG CAATTGCCCGTACAGTTGGGCATTTGTCAAAGAGTGCGGAGGTCATGAAACTTGTAAATAATCTCATGAAGGCCCCAGAGATGGCTATCACAATGCAAGAATTCAGCAAAGAGATGACCAAG GCAGGGGTGATTGAAGAGATTGTGAGTGATGCTGTTGATACGGCACTGGATTCAGAAGATATAGAAGACGAGATTGAAGAGGAAGTTGATAAGGTATTGACAGCCATAGCTGGTGAGACGGCTGCAGAGCTTCCAGAAGCCGTCAGAAAGGAAAGAGTAAAACAACCCGCCCAGACAGCGGAAGGTGCCCAGGAGGTATGTGAAATGCAACTGAGCCCAATATTTCTATTTGAAGAAAAGAAGATAAAAGGACGTTGTATTACTCTCCTACTTGGTTCTAGCATTGACTTGAAATTACATGGGAAAATGATCATTTGA